From the Clostridium sp. Marseille-P299 genome, one window contains:
- a CDS encoding cysteine desulfurase family protein → MIYLDYNATTPIDPEVYSAMKTYFETQFGNPSNTYELGIAAKAAVERAREQVANLIGAKPHEITFTSCGSESNNTVIKGVAYKNAFKGKHIITSVIEHPAIMEPLKYLEKNGFDVSYVPVDSYGAVHIEDIKKAMREDTILVSIMHSNNEVGTLQPIQEIGKLCKERGVLFHTDASQSMGKVSIDVNQLHVDFLTIAGHKLYAPKGIGALYIREGAQLEPLLHGAKQEKGLRAGTENVPYDVALGTAAEIASKYLQENTLFQLKEYFYHQLVNAFGDKVHLNGDYKNSLPNTLNISFIGESGSGILNSIPEINASTGSACHSGEKTISPVLAAMGVHPEIAYGAIRFSVGRFTTKDEIDQTVDELKKILLK, encoded by the coding sequence ATGATATATTTAGATTATAATGCAACAACACCCATAGACCCAGAAGTATATTCGGCAATGAAAACATATTTTGAAACTCAGTTTGGAAATCCATCGAATACCTATGAGCTAGGAATAGCAGCAAAAGCAGCTGTAGAGCGTGCAAGAGAACAGGTCGCTAATTTAATTGGAGCAAAACCACATGAGATTACGTTTACGAGTTGTGGAAGTGAGTCTAATAATACAGTAATAAAAGGAGTGGCATATAAAAATGCTTTCAAAGGTAAGCATATCATAACATCAGTCATTGAACATCCAGCGATTATGGAGCCTTTAAAATATTTAGAGAAAAATGGATTTGATGTATCCTATGTACCAGTGGATTCCTATGGTGCAGTACACATAGAAGATATAAAAAAAGCAATGAGAGAGGATACTATTTTAGTTTCTATTATGCATTCCAATAATGAGGTTGGGACCTTACAACCAATCCAAGAAATCGGTAAGCTTTGCAAGGAACGTGGCGTTTTATTTCATACAGATGCTTCTCAGTCTATGGGAAAGGTGTCTATTGATGTGAATCAGTTACATGTAGATTTTCTAACGATCGCTGGCCATAAGCTTTATGCTCCTAAGGGAATCGGAGCGTTATATATACGTGAAGGAGCCCAATTAGAACCACTATTACATGGTGCGAAACAAGAAAAAGGTCTTCGTGCAGGTACTGAAAATGTTCCATATGATGTTGCCCTTGGAACTGCAGCAGAAATAGCTTCAAAGTATTTACAAGAAAATACGTTATTTCAATTAAAAGAATATTTTTATCATCAACTTGTGAACGCATTCGGTGATAAAGTTCATCTCAATGGTGATTATAAAAATAGTTTACCGAATACTCTTAACATAAGTTTCATAGGGGAGAGTGGCAGTGGTATTTTAAATTCTATTCCTGAAATAAATGCGTCTACAGGGTCTGCATGTCATAGCGGAGAAAAGACCATATCACCTGTACTTGCAGCAATGGGAGTTCATCCGGAGATTGCCTATGGGGCGATTCGTTTTAGTGTCGGTCGATTTACCACCAAAGATGAGATTGACCAGACCGTTGATGAGTTGAAAAAAATATTGTTAAAATAG
- a CDS encoding PQQ-dependent sugar dehydrogenase: MKKIKVGLQPLVSKLNLPTVLKTAILPGDSMERLFIATQVGEIFYIGDETVELFLDIRTQIINLGVTSGGYDERGLLGLAFHPEFYYNGLFYLHYSVAGTQGPGALSKSFHPNPCDLNTLNLEWLDREINYDHIDTVEEWIFHSNGHPQKRRTLLNIRRPFLNHNGVNSLNFSPETRKLILTTGDGGSGYDPFNLSQNDMEIAGKIIEIDVSKDTNNMNPPVVTRFDELPETFQEMLAVIAKGVRNIPGISFQRFYNQYIKYVGNVGQDLVESIFSFVQYKSIPVTQLIQASLMNTELNEEGFINFGWRGWEGVFPSIIIRECTANQELNEYITAYYEEAVKTSVHRLPPLTCYFHKEPRPDKYGGTALTGVQSYMGSEIPDLTESVVFTDFARNEDSPPPVRGMLAYTRMRMDCKLNDFGIIEPDYNFGSESAYYVSLGTNFDQSRLYLGVYGSSNVTNFNQGTVYEIVPDA, encoded by the coding sequence TTGAAAAAAATTAAAGTTGGCTTACAACCTCTTGTTAGTAAGTTAAATTTACCCACTGTTTTAAAAACTGCAATACTTCCGGGTGACTCCATGGAACGATTATTTATTGCAACTCAGGTGGGAGAGATTTTTTACATAGGAGATGAAACAGTTGAACTGTTTTTGGATATACGCACACAAATTATCAATCTAGGTGTTACTAGTGGTGGATATGATGAAAGGGGATTGTTAGGGCTAGCGTTTCATCCTGAATTTTACTATAATGGTTTGTTTTATCTCCATTATTCAGTCGCTGGAACACAGGGTCCTGGTGCTCTTTCTAAATCTTTTCATCCGAATCCATGTGACCTTAATACATTAAATCTTGAGTGGTTAGACAGAGAAATTAATTATGACCATATTGATACCGTTGAAGAATGGATTTTTCATTCCAATGGTCACCCTCAAAAACGACGAACATTGCTAAATATAAGAAGGCCATTTTTAAACCATAATGGTGTCAATAGCTTAAACTTTTCACCTGAAACAAGAAAACTCATTCTAACAACAGGAGATGGTGGTTCAGGTTATGATCCATTTAATTTAAGCCAAAATGATATGGAAATTGCGGGCAAAATTATTGAAATTGATGTGTCTAAGGATACTAATAATATGAATCCTCCTGTAGTTACACGTTTTGATGAACTCCCTGAAACTTTTCAGGAAATGCTTGCAGTAATTGCTAAAGGGGTACGTAATATACCTGGTATTTCATTTCAAAGATTTTATAATCAATATATTAAATATGTAGGAAATGTTGGGCAGGATCTGGTAGAATCGATTTTTTCATTTGTTCAATATAAATCAATCCCGGTTACTCAGCTGATTCAAGCTTCTCTAATGAACACTGAACTTAATGAAGAAGGATTTATAAACTTTGGTTGGAGGGGATGGGAAGGTGTATTTCCTTCTATTATCATAAGGGAATGCACTGCAAATCAGGAGCTTAATGAATATATAACTGCTTATTATGAAGAGGCAGTAAAGACTTCCGTGCATCGACTACCACCTCTAACTTGTTATTTTCATAAAGAGCCACGTCCTGATAAATATGGTGGAACAGCACTTACTGGCGTTCAATCATATATGGGAAGTGAGATCCCTGATTTAACAGAAAGCGTAGTTTTTACTGATTTTGCACGTAATGAGGATTCTCCACCTCCAGTAAGAGGTATGTTAGCTTATACTAGGATGAGAATGGATTGTAAATTAAATGATTTTGGTATTATTGAACCTGACTATAATTTTGGTTCAGAATCCGCTTATTATGTTAGTTTAGGTACAAATTTTGATCAAAGCAGACTGTATTTAGGGGTTTACGGCTCAAGTAATGTAACTAATTTTAATCAAGGTACAGTTTATGAAATTGTTCCGGATGCTTAA
- a CDS encoding M20/M25/M40 family metallo-hydrolase gives MKKFYNVFITVILITVLLGGLFCGYWTMRPTRAVTEDDGYQRFLSDIEAISKEKHPSNSPAIQKVREYLVQEFDKIGCTYETDSFIVKNEFSKNFNLTNFLVKLDAKDTDTGVMFVSHYDSVNSSFGAGDDGVGVAAMLETIRQMSDTTDLKNDIYFLFTDGEEQWMLGAKYFTEKYMEYKDKIKLVVNLEARGNEGTLLMFETSDNNKAIIQMLNNALSDITAFSFSAAVYKTMPNNTDLTEFFEEGYPGINFAVVDGGENYHTAMDNFENLDRDTAYMFYKTTKELATYLSNADLNNFESSENAVYFPMLKGNIVIVSQTLTVVGNIFLLISTLGLFIYLFLKKRVSYVKTMFSLFGTIVSICAGVGFVWLLNKLANSSNLFGELTSENVFQIRATMNLVLMICIILFVSLWMWFSNRWQGTIGSRSLGTLPVLWLLTAVTTIYFPSITYLFSIPLFLQLVFIIYYEWYKGRYKTTIGIIMLSVSAIVIMILLTPITLVVYQALFVYNRFIEYAYYFTIVEAFFIYSIASPFSVLLESKKAKRYINSYSKLNE, from the coding sequence ATGAAAAAATTTTATAACGTATTTATAACAGTAATACTAATAACAGTATTATTAGGAGGATTATTTTGCGGTTATTGGACAATGCGTCCTACGAGAGCGGTTACTGAAGACGATGGTTATCAAAGATTCCTTTCAGATATAGAAGCTATTTCAAAGGAAAAACATCCTTCTAATAGTCCTGCAATCCAGAAGGTTAGAGAATACTTAGTGCAGGAGTTTGATAAAATCGGTTGTACCTATGAGACGGATTCATTCATTGTAAAAAATGAGTTTTCAAAGAATTTTAATCTGACGAACTTTTTAGTAAAACTTGATGCAAAGGATACTGATACCGGAGTCATGTTTGTATCCCATTATGACAGCGTTAATTCCTCTTTTGGGGCAGGAGATGATGGAGTTGGTGTAGCAGCAATGCTAGAGACAATCCGTCAGATGTCAGATACAACGGATTTGAAAAATGACATTTATTTTCTTTTCACCGATGGTGAAGAACAGTGGATGCTGGGGGCTAAGTATTTTACAGAAAAATACATGGAATATAAGGACAAAATCAAATTAGTTGTGAATTTAGAGGCACGTGGCAATGAAGGTACCCTTTTGATGTTTGAAACCTCAGATAACAACAAAGCCATTATTCAAATGCTTAATAATGCATTAAGTGATATAACTGCCTTTTCTTTTTCTGCTGCCGTATATAAGACGATGCCTAATAATACAGATTTAACTGAATTTTTTGAGGAAGGTTATCCTGGCATTAACTTTGCGGTAGTAGATGGTGGCGAAAATTATCATACAGCGATGGATAACTTTGAGAATCTAGATCGTGATACAGCTTATATGTTTTATAAGACTACTAAGGAATTAGCTACGTATCTTTCCAATGCTGATTTAAACAACTTTGAATCTTCAGAAAACGCCGTTTATTTTCCAATGTTAAAAGGTAATATAGTTATAGTATCACAAACTCTAACTGTCGTAGGGAACATATTTTTATTAATATCAACCTTGGGTTTATTCATTTATTTATTCTTAAAGAAAAGAGTATCATACGTTAAAACAATGTTCTCACTGTTTGGGACGATTGTATCAATTTGTGCGGGTGTAGGATTTGTATGGCTTTTGAATAAACTAGCAAACAGTTCTAATCTATTTGGTGAGCTTACTTCTGAAAATGTATTTCAGATAAGAGCAACGATGAATCTTGTATTAATGATTTGTATCATATTATTTGTATCATTATGGATGTGGTTCAGTAATCGCTGGCAGGGAACAATCGGCAGCAGAAGCCTTGGTACATTGCCAGTTTTATGGCTCTTGACTGCAGTAACAACAATTTACTTCCCTAGTATTACATATCTATTTTCAATACCGTTATTTTTACAACTAGTATTTATCATATACTATGAGTGGTATAAGGGTAGGTACAAAACTACGATAGGAATTATTATGTTATCGGTTTCTGCTATTGTCATTATGATTTTGTTGACTCCAATAACGTTGGTAGTATACCAAGCACTGTTCGTTTATAATCGATTTATTGAATATGCTTATTATTTCACTATTGTTGAAGCTTTCTTTATCTATTCAATTGCTAGTCCTTTTTCGGTTTTACTTGAAAGTAAAAAAGCTAAAAGGTATATCAATTCTTACAGCAAGCTTAACGAATGA
- a CDS encoding M28 family peptidase: MKRIKIGISVLLLILGITGCVKANNTNNSISDLNIEGDYSTIPHISIAPTTDQFILENYKFVIDTNEMTKNLTTLCESSRRFGTEGEEKAAIFLNQKLISYGYETEFQEFNVYSRNILDALHATSIAEYFQVDKDEFLGNGKNILTISSNNGKKDLYLVAHYDTTKNSFGSVDNGSGVIVVLEVAKQLQNIDLPFNLKVVFFSAEEFALQGSTYYVSQLSQNEKSNSIGCINIDLVGQIGEPEIILKTISNQINVLSVLMDRSYNFVHGFGSASDHRSFYMGGIPVIYFGDDINNRKEDSSPLDNIDTNKLKELALILCKFLSNLNLKEYDELLKYEYSENYFINSNQKDILGYSLIEAKEVLKEDGSGSKQQYKLSNNNGTNIVITEEDIRFLDNSRICEIENYLLYEEQVKYYVKQDNNNGIVIYYQDLYTSNNYGELVGKIDLNTALEIIKNRIDLINEETINK; the protein is encoded by the coding sequence ATGAAAAGAATTAAAATAGGGATATCCGTGTTATTATTAATATTAGGGATTACAGGCTGTGTTAAGGCCAACAATACGAACAATTCTATTAGTGATCTTAATATAGAAGGAGATTATAGTACTATCCCTCATATTAGTATAGCTCCAACAACAGATCAATTTATATTAGAGAATTATAAATTTGTCATTGATACGAATGAAATGACGAAAAATCTAACTACATTATGTGAAAGTTCAAGGCGCTTTGGAACTGAAGGTGAAGAAAAAGCCGCTATTTTTTTAAATCAAAAATTAATCTCTTATGGTTATGAAACTGAATTTCAAGAATTCAATGTTTATAGTAGAAATATATTAGATGCGTTACATGCAACATCTATAGCAGAATACTTTCAAGTCGATAAAGATGAATTCCTTGGTAATGGAAAAAATATACTCACTATATCTAGTAACAATGGCAAAAAGGATCTTTATTTAGTAGCACATTATGATACAACCAAAAATAGTTTCGGTTCTGTAGACAATGGATCAGGAGTTATAGTCGTTTTAGAAGTTGCTAAGCAGCTACAAAATATAGATTTACCATTTAATCTTAAAGTTGTATTTTTTAGTGCAGAAGAATTTGCATTACAGGGTTCAACATACTATGTATCTCAACTATCACAGAACGAAAAAAGTAATTCAATCGGTTGTATTAATATTGATTTAGTAGGCCAAATTGGAGAGCCTGAAATAATTTTAAAAACAATTTCTAATCAGATAAATGTATTATCTGTATTAATGGATAGGTCCTATAATTTCGTACATGGATTTGGTTCTGCTAGTGACCACAGATCATTCTACATGGGTGGTATACCTGTAATTTATTTTGGTGATGATATAAATAATAGGAAAGAGGATAGTTCTCCATTAGATAACATTGATACTAATAAACTGAAAGAACTTGCACTAATATTATGTAAGTTTCTTTCTAATCTAAATTTAAAAGAGTACGATGAACTACTAAAATATGAGTATAGTGAAAACTACTTTATAAATTCCAATCAAAAGGATATACTAGGTTACTCACTAATAGAAGCTAAAGAGGTCTTAAAAGAGGATGGCAGCGGTTCAAAACAGCAATATAAACTAAGTAATAACAATGGTACGAATATTGTAATAACAGAAGAAGATATCCGCTTCTTAGATAATTCGAGAATATGTGAAATTGAGAATTACTTGTTATATGAAGAACAAGTAAAATACTATGTGAAGCAAGACAATAATAACGGGATAGTAATTTATTATCAAGATTTATATACTAGCAATAATTATGGTGAACTAGTAGGAAAAATTGATTTAAATACTGCGCTCGAAATAATAAAAAATCGTATTGACTTAATCAATGAAGAAACAATAAACAAATGA